A stretch of the Arvicanthis niloticus isolate mArvNil1 chromosome 17, mArvNil1.pat.X, whole genome shotgun sequence genome encodes the following:
- the Dazl gene encoding deleted in azoospermia-like isoform X2, with protein MPNTVFVGGIDVRMDETEIRSFFARYGSVKEVKIITDRTGVSKGYGFVSFYNDVDVQKIVESQINFHGKKLKLGPAIRKQNLCTYHVQPRPLIFNPPPPPQFQSVWSSPNAETYMQPPTMMNPITQYVQAYPPYPSSPVQVITGYQLPVYNYQMPPQWPAGEQRSYVIPPAYTTVNYHCSEVDPGVDILPNECSVHDAAPASGNGPQKKSVDRSIQTVVSCLFNPENRLRNSLVTQDDYFKDKRVHHFRRSRAVLKSDHLC; from the exons ATGCCAAACACCGTTTTTGTTGGTGGAATTGATGTTAGg ATGGATGAAACCGAAATCAGGAGTTTCTTTGCCAGATATGGCTCAGTAAAAGAAGTGAAGATAATCACTGATCGAACTGGTGTGTCGAAGGG CTATGGATTTGTCTCATTTTACAATGACGTGGATGTGCAGAAGATAGTAGAA TCACAGATAAATTTCCATGGTAAAAAGCTGAAACTGGGCCCTGCAATCAGGAAACAAAATTTAT gtACTTATCATGTGCAGCCACGTCCTTTGATTTTtaatcctcctcctccaccacagtTCCAGAGTGTTTGGAGTAGTCCAAATGCTGAGACATATATGCAGCCTCCAACCATGATGAATCCTATCACTCAGTATGTTCAG GCATATCCTCCTTATCCAAGTTCACCAGTTCAGGTTATCACTGGATATCAGCTGCCTGTTTATAATTACCag ATGCCACCGCAGTGGCCTGCTGGAGAGCAGAGGAGTTATGTTATACCGCCG GCTTATACAACTGTTAACTACCACTGCAGTGAAGTTGATCCAGGAGTTGACATTTTGCCCAATGAATGCTCAGTTCATGACGCTGCTCCTGCCTCTGGAAATGGCCCACAAAAG AAATCTGTGGACCGAAGTATACAGACCGTGGTCTCTTGTCTGTTTAACCCTGAGAACAGACTGAGAAACTCTCTTGTTACTCAAGATGACTACTTCAAG
- the Dazl gene encoding deleted in azoospermia-like isoform X1, with protein MSATTSEAPSSAVSREASTQSSSATTSQGYVLPEGKIMPNTVFVGGIDVRMDETEIRSFFARYGSVKEVKIITDRTGVSKGYGFVSFYNDVDVQKIVESQINFHGKKLKLGPAIRKQNLCTYHVQPRPLIFNPPPPPQFQSVWSSPNAETYMQPPTMMNPITQYVQAYPPYPSSPVQVITGYQLPVYNYQMPPQWPAGEQRSYVIPPAYTTVNYHCSEVDPGVDILPNECSVHDAAPASGNGPQKKSVDRSIQTVVSCLFNPENRLRNSLVTQDDYFKDKRVHHFRRSRAVLKSDHLC; from the exons ATG TCTGCCACAACTTCTGAGGCTCCAAGTTcagctgtctccagagaggcCAGTACTCAGTCTTCATCAGCAACCACCAGTCAAGGATATGTTTTGCCAGAAGGCAAAATCATGCCAAACACCGTTTTTGTTGGTGGAATTGATGTTAGg ATGGATGAAACCGAAATCAGGAGTTTCTTTGCCAGATATGGCTCAGTAAAAGAAGTGAAGATAATCACTGATCGAACTGGTGTGTCGAAGGG CTATGGATTTGTCTCATTTTACAATGACGTGGATGTGCAGAAGATAGTAGAA TCACAGATAAATTTCCATGGTAAAAAGCTGAAACTGGGCCCTGCAATCAGGAAACAAAATTTAT gtACTTATCATGTGCAGCCACGTCCTTTGATTTTtaatcctcctcctccaccacagtTCCAGAGTGTTTGGAGTAGTCCAAATGCTGAGACATATATGCAGCCTCCAACCATGATGAATCCTATCACTCAGTATGTTCAG GCATATCCTCCTTATCCAAGTTCACCAGTTCAGGTTATCACTGGATATCAGCTGCCTGTTTATAATTACCag ATGCCACCGCAGTGGCCTGCTGGAGAGCAGAGGAGTTATGTTATACCGCCG GCTTATACAACTGTTAACTACCACTGCAGTGAAGTTGATCCAGGAGTTGACATTTTGCCCAATGAATGCTCAGTTCATGACGCTGCTCCTGCCTCTGGAAATGGCCCACAAAAG AAATCTGTGGACCGAAGTATACAGACCGTGGTCTCTTGTCTGTTTAACCCTGAGAACAGACTGAGAAACTCTCTTGTTACTCAAGATGACTACTTCAAG